The genomic DNA TCCGATCCGGGGGCAACCCAGCTCTGACTCACCACAATATCCGCTGCTCCGGTGCGCGACAGGGCAAGCATCAGCCGAAGTCCTACATTGACCCCATCCGTCGTCTCGCCGATCGCCTCAATATGCCGATATCCCACCGTTGGCGCAAGATTGACATAGCTGCCGAGCGGCAAAACGTAATAGTGTAAATCTGCTCCGTAGGATTCGATTGGGCGATCGAAGGCGGTCTGGTATTGGGCACTTACGGTCAGGGGCGATCGTCCCAGAAAGACATCCTCCACGCCAATGAGAACTCCGGCTGCCTGTTCGCTGGCGGGATACTGGGAGTAGATCAGCCTCAGGCGGGTGCGAAAACTGGGGTCACTGCGAATCCGCGATCGCACGTCCGGCACTTCGTCGAGCCATCGCTGCAAAACGGGACTGTTTTCAATGGTTTCGGGATCTAAATCCAGGGAATTCTCAGTCGTAGGAACCGGACTTTCCGCAGGAGGGAGGGCAGGCTGAGCCTGAGCTGAAACCACACCTGCTAGGATGAACCCTATGCTTATTAGGGCACGACCCAGGGCACTATGAACGCCCACCTTCAGCGTTGACATTTTCTGAGCTGTTTTTTGAGCTGCGATCGAAACCATCATGCAAGTATTAGTGACTGGAGTTGCCGGATTCATAGGCTATCATCTCGCCGAACGGCTGTTGGCAGACGGCTTCACGGTTTACGGCATCGATAACCTGAACGAATACTACGATGTCAACCTGAAGAAAGCGAGACTGGCAAGACTGACGGATCAACCCGGCTTTACGTTTCAGTTTCTCGACTTGAGCGATCGATCGGGGATGGCGGATCTGTTTCAGCAGCATCAGTTTGACTATGTGGTGAACCTGGCAGCGCAGGCAGGAGTTCGCTACTCGCTCAGCAATCCCTGGACCTATGTAGACAGCAACGTCACGGGCTTCGTGAATTTGCTAGAGGGCTGTCGCCAGCAGAAAATCCGGCACGTCGTCTTTGCCTCCTCCAGTTCGGTCTACGGCATTAATCCCAAGGTGCCCTTTTCCACCAGCGACAATGTCGATCATCCCATTTCCCTCTACGCTGCAACGAAGAAGGCAAACGAGCTAATCGCCCACACCTACAGCCACCTTTACGGCATCCCCACGACCGGACTCCGCTTCTTCACGGTCTATGGAGCCTGGGGAAGACCGGATATGGCGTACTTCAAATTTGTGCAGGCGATCGAGTCGGGTCAGGCGATCGATGTCTACAACAACGGCGACATGAAGCGGGACTTCACCTACATTGACGACGTGATCGAGGGTGTGGTGCGCGTCATGCAAAAACCGCCGCAATCTGGGGCTTCAGAAGAAATTAGCCAGGTTCCCTACAAGCTCTATAACATTGGCAACCATCAGCCCGTGTCGCTGCTCCGCTTTATCGAAGTCATTGAACAAAGCCTCGGCAAAACCGCCCAGAAGAACTTTCTGCCGATGCAGCCCGGAGACGTGCCCACCACCTACGCTGACGTAGAAGATCTGATGCGCGATGTAGGCTTCCAGCCCAGTACCCCGCTCGAAGTGGGCATCGATCGATTTGTGGCGTGGTATCGATCGTATTTTGGGGTTTAATCTTCCCGGACGATCCGAATTTCCTCCGATCGCACCGCCACTTCTACCCGATCGCCGTACCCCAGTCCCTCAATGCGCGGCAAGATGAGTTCGATCGTGCCCAGATCTTGAAAGTGTCCCAATTTTGTCTCTGGACGCGGGTAATAGACCCAGCCGCCATAGCTGCGCGAATAGTAGGTGAGACGGCAGGGCGAAAAGGAAAAGTCTTCTGGCGCATGGTTCGGCGACCATTTGACTCCCTGGAATGTGTACTGCGGATTTCGTACCTCAAACAGGGCAGGACGGAGGGACACATTCAACGTGCCCGCATAGTAGCTCGACAGATCCAAGCCTAATTCTTTAAAGAAAGGCATCTGCATTTCAAGACTGCCCCTGGGATAGGGACTGTCCTTCGATCGCCCCGACGCAATTTGATGTCCCGCAACCACTACACCCGCCACCGTTTCCCAAGCCATTTTTCCTTCCCCGCTTTTATCCCGACAGTTCCAACTCGCTTCTAAAATTTCGCCATCAATAAAATTTTGGTTGCTAACAACAAGCTAAAGACAGACGATCGCTTAAATTTGCCGTGCTAGCCTTTGAGCAAAACTAGGTTTTCGGCTGTAGTTTTTGCTTCAGTTTTTGTTTCAATTCTCGCTTCATTTCACCCTACTTTTGCTTTCAGGAGGAATTTCCGATGGTTCAAACGCCCCCACCCTCCATTTCCCCTAAACAAATGACCATTCTGCGGATCGCGACGGCAATGGCATGGTCAGACGGTGGACTCACCACTGAAGAAGTTAACGTCCTGCTCGATCGCCTCAGCCAACTCTTCGCCAGCAGCGACCAACAGCAGCAGCTTCGCCAGGAACTCCAGGACTACATGATGCAAAACCTCCCCCTGGACGAACTCCTGCCCAAGCTACAGACTAACGAAGAAAAAGAACTCGTCCTGCGCCTCGCCTACGAAGTGATTCGATCAAGTTCTCGCGTTCCCAGCGAAGACAAAATCAACCAGGAGGAAGCCTCCGCCTACCAGAAACTCGTCACTGCCCTCAACCTGCCGCCGGACAAGGTGAAGCAGATCGAGTCTGAGATTGAATCCGAAGATAAGAAGGATGATTTGATTGATTTGTTGACAGAGCGGCTGGGTGGGTTTGTTTGAGGAGGAAGGGAAGAGGGGGAGCAAGGGAGAGGGGGGAGAGGGACGGAAATGGACTTCTATGGAATTTAAAAAGATAGGTTCACCACACCGATCGCCCTACTCCCCACCGCTTCCTTATTGACTTGTCTAAATCCACTTGTCTTAACTTAACCTCCTCCCTTGCTTCCCTACTCCCTACTCCCTGCTCCTTTTCTCAACTCATCTCCAGCATCCTCAAAATCGGACGCAGCGCCGCCTGCTGAATTTCTGGGGAGAGGCTGACTTCCGGCGATCGATTCTTCATTGCCAGGTAGATTTTCTCTAGCGTGTTTAGCCTCATGTGGGGGCATTCGTTGCAGGCGCACTGATTTTGCGGCGGGGCAGGAATGAATTCCTTGTGGGGGGCGGCTTTTTGCATCTGGTGGATGATGCCGGGTTCGGTGACGACTATGAAACGATCGCTCTCACTCTTTAGCGCATAGTTGAGCAGAGCGGTCGTAGAGCCAATGTAGTCCGCGTGTTGCAGGACGACGGGTTCGCATTCGGGGTGGGCGATGACCTTTGCCTGGGGATGCTCCATTTTGAGCTGGATAATTTTCCGCTCCGAAAAGGTTTCATGCACCATACAGCTTCCCTGCCACAGCACCAGATCCCGTCCGGTTTGCTCCATCACGTAGCGTCCCAGGTTGCGATCGGGCGCAAAGATAATTGGCTGATCGGCGGGAATCTGCGAGACGATTTTCACAGCGTTTGAGCTGGTGCAGATGATGTCACTCATCGCCTTAATTTCTGCCGTGCAGTTAATGTAGGACACCACCAGATGATCTGGGTGCGCCGCCTTAAATCGGGCAAACTCTGCCGGAGGACAGCTATCTGCGAGGGAACAGCCTGCTTCCAGGTCAGGGAGCAGCACCAGCTTATCGGGATTGAGGATTTTTGCTGTCTCTGCCATGAAGTGAACCCCGGCAAAGACAATCACATCAGCGTTAGTTTTGGCAGCTTCCTGGGATAGCCCCAACGAGTCGCCCAGATAATCAGCAATGTCCTGAATATCCGGATCTTGGTAATAGTGCGCCAGGATGACTGCGTTTAGCTCCTGCTTGAGTGCTTGAATTGCACCCACGAGATCAAACGGAATGCGATCGGAATTTTGGTGAGAAAGTACAGTTGTAAACACGGGAAGTTCTGGGTCTAATCGGGGTCTTGCAACGGAAAAGCTCACTCAGACAAGGAGTGATTGCTATTAATTATAGTTGTTTTTACCAAAAAGACCAGGGCAACCCTTGGCGATCGTTTCACGCTGCCGCCGCAGGCGGGTCGGCTTAGTCGGGATACCAGAACATTCCCTTAATGCCTTCCGGATCAGACATAAAGCCCAGACCCCGGTAGAAATCTACTACATGGGGGTCGGCAAACAGCGTGATATTGCTGATGTCTTCGCTCCGCAGCTTTTTAATCATTTGCCGCATCAGCGCCTTGCCCAAACCTTTGCCCTGAAAGTCCGGGTGAACCACCACATCCCAGATTGTTGCGTTGAAGGCGTGGTCGGACGTGGCGCGGGCAAAGCCAACCAGCCGTTTCTGTGCGCCTCGCTGCTCCCACATGGAAACAACAAGGAAACTATGCTGAATTGCTTTTTTGACCTTACGCAGGGGACGACGAGACCAGCCCACCGCATCACAAAGTTCTTCGAGTTCGTACAGGTCGATTTCTCGATCGGTGCTAAAAAAAACGCGGGAATTGCCAACCATGACACCGGGCGTTCCCTGTCCTTCCGTTTCAGTGGGTTGTGATGAGGCAGCGTCAGAAGTGCTAAACAGGCTTTTCCAGAAACCCATGTAGGCGCGGTGAAAGTAGTACAGGTTTGATCGCAGTAATAGTTAGTATAGTGCGTATCTCCAGATTCCAAGCGTCCAGAGCGATCGCTCTGCAAAAATCTTCAGGAATCCGGGAACGCTGAAATGGGAAATTGGGCTGGGACGTTGCCGATCGATCTCTCGATGCGGAGCTACGTCTCTGATTGGTGCATTTACGAATTCGTTGATTCCTGCGATCGTTGTTTTCAGTGATCGTTCTCTGTGATCCTTTCACTCACCAAACGGTATGGCTCCGGGTCTAAAGTCGTCTACCCTCGAACTTCTCAAGCGATTTAATCGATCGTTTCCGCAGTTTTACGAGCAGTTTGTCAGCAGTGAAATCCAACTTCAAAATCTGCGGCTGGCATACCAGCTATTCAAGACCCGGCAGGCAGTCATTGAAATCACCCCCGAAGGCAGCAAAAGTGCGCTTCATTTTGCCTACCGCAATCAGTCCTTCCTGCTGAGCGATATTTTTGGCGTACTGGCGGCATATGGTCTGACCATCCACGGTCTAAGTCTCTACGGGCAGATCGACCCTCCCATGCTGGTGTTTATCAAGCTGGTGATTTCGCGGGGCGGCAGGGCACTCACGGACAAAACCGCCGAGAACGTCAGTCGGGCAATTCGCGAAACCCTGGCAGGACGGTTTGAAGTCGAGGAAATGCTCGCAGTTGAGTTCAACCTGGACGCGGGCTTGGAGCAGGTCGAAACGGAATTCTATGTCGATCCGGTTTTCCATCTGCCTGCCCTGCTGATCGAAGCCGATAACCAGCCCGGACTCTTTTATAAAGTCATGTACGCCATCTGGCAGGAAGATCTCCTCGTGGTCAACGCAAACCTCCTGGTCTGGCGAGGACGCACCCGCCTAATTCTCTATTTACTAGGACCCAACGAAAGCCTGATTCCGGAATACCTGGGGCAGAAGATTGCGGAGGGGATGAAGCAGCGGTTATTGGGGAGGAGGTTTTAGGAGTGGATGAGTGGATGAGTGGATGAGTGGGTGTGATTTGCCTTTGGTAAAGTTGGGCGATCTGCCTTCGGTTGTGCGAAGCGATCGTCTTAGAGGGAGTCAACCAAGGAGTTTTAGGTAGGGACGCGAGCAACATTCCAGCCCTCAATTCCGCTGGGACATAAGCAAAACCCAAAAATATTCCTTACCCATCCACCCATCCACCCATCCACCCATCCACCCATCCACCCATCCACTCCCCACTCCCACTCCCCACTCCCCCCCAATATGCTTCAATGGTTCGGTTAGCCTCTCCCCCTCAAACCGTGACTAATCGATCGCCTCTGCTCCAATCCTTTGCTCCGATCGCTGCTGTTGCTACAACGCCTCAAGCAATTCAGGCATTAAAACCCCTGTGGGAATCGGGTGAGGTGACGCTGTATGTTCCGAGTGAGCTGGCGGCGGAGACAGATTCGCCGTTTGTGAAGTCCTACGGTGAGTCGCTGCGGGAAATGCTGCCGACACTGTGGCAGACCCATCAGGGATTTGTGTTTTACCTGGCGATCGGGGCAGTGGTGCGGCTGATTGCGCCTTTGCTGCAAGACAAAACTCGCGATCCGGCAGTGGTGGTGGTAGATGGTGCAAATCATGTAATCAGCCTAAGCGGAGGACATCAGGGAGGAGCCGATTGCCTGACGCGAACGATCGCAGCCTTGCTGGGGGCAGAGCCGATTTTGACGGGGGGCGCGAATGAGCTGGATTTGCCGGGAGTCGATGTGCTGGGGTTGCCCTTTGGCTGGCGGAAAGGCAACGGCAATTGGACAGGAGTAAGTGCAGCGGTGGCGCGGCTGGGGCGAGTGCAGGTGATCCAGGAAGCGGGGTCTACGCTGTGGCAGCAGCATCTTCCAATGGGGCATCCGTTTCTATTTAGTGAGGAGATTGAAGAGCGACCGGATGGGCGGATCTGGATCAGTCCGCTTCAGCGACGTTTTTCCCCGGAAGCGGATTATCCCAAGGTGCAGTGGCATCCGCGTGTGCTGTGGGTGGGGGTGGGCTGCGAACGGGGCACTTCCCGGCAGTTAATCGAATTTGCGATTCAGGAAGTTTGTCGATCGGCGCATCTGGCAGAGGACGCGATCGCCGGAATTGCCACCATTGATATCAAATCGGACGAAGCAGGGATTCTAGAACTTTGTCGAGATCGCCAGTGGGCGCTGAAATGCTTTACGGCTGAGGAACTGCGATCGATCGAGGTGCCAACTCCCTCAGAAGTAGTGGAGGTGGAGGTGGGAACCCCCAGCGTTTCGGAAGCGGCAGCAATTTGCGCCAGTCAGATTTTTTCTGATTTCTCTAATTCTATGGATTCTGCTGATTCTTCCCCAATCGATCGGCTGCGCGTCAGCAAAAAAATTGTGCGGCAAGAGGGGCAGCCCGGAGCCGTGACCGTGGCGATCGCCCAAGCAGAGCGGGAATATACCGGACGCACGGGGCAGCTTTGGCTAGTGGGCATTGGTCCCGGTGAGCTGAACCAGATTACTCCGGCGGCACAGGCAGCAATTTCCCAGGCGGATGCGGTGATTGGCTATAGCCTTTATATGGATTTGGTGCGATCGCTGCTGCGTCCGGGGCAAATTGTGGAAACCCTGCCGATTACCCAGGAACGTCAGCGGGCAGAAAGGGCGATCGATTTGGCAAACTGGGGCTTAACTGTGGCGGTGATTTCCTCTGGGGACTGCGGCATCTATGGCATGGCGGGTCTGGTGCTGGAGCAGTTGCGATCGATTGGCTGGAACGGCAAAACGCCGGATGTGCGGGTATTTCCGGGTATTACAGCGCTTCAGTCCGTGGCTTCCAGAGTCGGTGCGCCTTTAATGCACGATTTCTGTGCGATTAGCCTCAGCGATTTGCTCACCCCCTGGCAGGTGATCGAACAGCGATTGGCAGCAGCGGCACAGGCGGATTTTGTCACGGCACTCTACAACCCCCGATCGCAGAGCCGAACTCAGCAAATGGCGATCGCTCAGCAAATCCTCCTGCAATATCGTGCCCCCGAAACCCCCGTTGCGATTGTGCGATCGGTCTATCGTCCGGAGGAGCAGATTCGGCTGACTACCCTGGGAGAATTGGACGTTGAGACGATCGATATGCTCACCACCGTTTTGATTGGCAATCGCAGCACTCGCCTGCACGAACATTGGATGATTACGCCACGCGGTTATCTTGGATTTGGAGAGGCAGAGCCTTCAAGCAATCCCCAGGTGAATCCCCAGATAGATCCCCAGACATAGATCCTCAGAGAAAAGAATCGAAATAATTCGGTGATTCGTCTTCAGCAAAGACTGCTACAATCCAGCCAGCCTTTTCGAGTCAACGTCTTTCCAGCGATCGGAATTCCCTGACGCAATTCGCCGTATTCGGGGAATCCTAGGGCTAGGATCGAGGCGGAAAACTCTTCATCTTTCTTTAGCTGATTTGCTTAACGGCTGGGATTTTGACAGCTCGATCTGGACGGCTAGACTTCGACGGCTCCGTATTGACAGCACCGTATTGACAGCCATTGTTGACAGGAAGTAAACCCGTGACTGCTCAGAAAGCGCAAATTGAATCGCTGATTCAAGAAATCGATGAGGTTCTTAGCAAGACCGCGCCCCGACTGCCCTGGATCATGTCCGAGGAGGCAGCCCATCAGCGTGAGGTCTTAGAACAAACGCGCCGCTATCTCCTGTCAATCCAAACCCAACCGCCCCAAGAGGCTCTACCTGCCCTCCCCCCTTCCCCCGAAGCTGTCGCCAGCGAAATTCCTGCTGCAAACATCTCTCACCCCACCCTGCCCTCTAACGCTTCCCCAGCCCCCCTGCTCCCCAGCCCCCCTGCTCCCCACTCCCCACTCCCCANCCCCCCAGTCGAATCCGCCCAACAAGCCCTCCAGGCGATCGTCCAGGAAATGAACTACCTGCGATCGAACCTGCTCCAGCCCATGCGATCGGATGTAGATTCTCTGCGGCGACAGCGGGAAATGCTTTTGCAGGAGATCCGGCAGCTTGAAGCACAGCGGCAGCAGTCTACCCTCCCGCAGCAAAACCAGCTTTTGATGGAATTTTTGCAGGCGGCATTTCGCCAAATGCAGGACAACCTGACGGCTCAGGTGTCGCAAATGATGTCAACACTGGGTTCTCAAACGGCTCAGACGGCTTTACCGGAAGGGGCAGCTAATCTGTCCGGCACTGACCT from Leptolyngbya ohadii IS1 includes the following:
- a CDS encoding NAD-dependent epimerase, translated to MQVLVTGVAGFIGYHLAERLLADGFTVYGIDNLNEYYDVNLKKARLARLTDQPGFTFQFLDLSDRSGMADLFQQHQFDYVVNLAAQAGVRYSLSNPWTYVDSNVTGFVNLLEGCRQQKIRHVVFASSSSVYGINPKVPFSTSDNVDHPISLYAATKKANELIAHTYSHLYGIPTTGLRFFTVYGAWGRPDMAYFKFVQAIESGQAIDVYNNGDMKRDFTYIDDVIEGVVRVMQKPPQSGASEEISQVPYKLYNIGNHQPVSLLRFIEVIEQSLGKTAQKNFLPMQPGDVPTTYADVEDLMRDVGFQPSTPLEVGIDRFVAWYRSYFGV
- a CDS encoding TerB family tellurite resistance protein codes for the protein MVQTPPPSISPKQMTILRIATAMAWSDGGLTTEEVNVLLDRLSQLFASSDQQQQLRQELQDYMMQNLPLDELLPKLQTNEEKELVLRLAYEVIRSSSRVPSEDKINQEEASAYQKLVTALNLPPDKVKQIESEIESEDKKDDLIDLLTERLGGFV
- the nadA gene encoding quinolinate synthase NadA, encoding MFTTVLSHQNSDRIPFDLVGAIQALKQELNAVILAHYYQDPDIQDIADYLGDSLGLSQEAAKTNADVIVFAGVHFMAETAKILNPDKLVLLPDLEAGCSLADSCPPAEFARFKAAHPDHLVVSYINCTAEIKAMSDIICTSSNAVKIVSQIPADQPIIFAPDRNLGRYVMEQTGRDLVLWQGSCMVHETFSERKIIQLKMEHPQAKVIAHPECEPVVLQHADYIGSTTALLNYALKSESDRFIVVTEPGIIHQMQKAAPHKEFIPAPPQNQCACNECPHMRLNTLEKIYLAMKNRSPEVSLSPEIQQAALRPILRMLEMS
- a CDS encoding GNAT family N-acetyltransferase, yielding MGFWKSLFSTSDAASSQPTETEGQGTPGVMVGNSRVFFSTDREIDLYELEELCDAVGWSRRPLRKVKKAIQHSFLVVSMWEQRGAQKRLVGFARATSDHAFNATIWDVVVHPDFQGKGLGKALMRQMIKKLRSEDISNITLFADPHVVDFYRGLGFMSDPEGIKGMFWYPD
- the cobJ gene encoding precorrin-3B C(17)-methyltransferase; translated protein: MVRLASPPQTVTNRSPLLQSFAPIAAVATTPQAIQALKPLWESGEVTLYVPSELAAETDSPFVKSYGESLREMLPTLWQTHQGFVFYLAIGAVVRLIAPLLQDKTRDPAVVVVDGANHVISLSGGHQGGADCLTRTIAALLGAEPILTGGANELDLPGVDVLGLPFGWRKGNGNWTGVSAAVARLGRVQVIQEAGSTLWQQHLPMGHPFLFSEEIEERPDGRIWISPLQRRFSPEADYPKVQWHPRVLWVGVGCERGTSRQLIEFAIQEVCRSAHLAEDAIAGIATIDIKSDEAGILELCRDRQWALKCFTAEELRSIEVPTPSEVVEVEVGTPSVSEAAAICASQIFSDFSNSMDSADSSPIDRLRVSKKIVRQEGQPGAVTVAIAQAEREYTGRTGQLWLVGIGPGELNQITPAAQAAISQADAVIGYSLYMDLVRSLLRPGQIVETLPITQERQRAERAIDLANWGLTVAVISSGDCGIYGMAGLVLEQLRSIGWNGKTPDVRVFPGITALQSVASRVGAPLMHDFCAISLSDLLTPWQVIEQRLAAAAQADFVTALYNPRSQSRTQQMAIAQQILLQYRAPETPVAIVRSVYRPEEQIRLTTLGELDVETIDMLTTVLIGNRSTRLHEHWMITPRGYLGFGEAEPSSNPQVNPQIDPQT